One Thalassoglobus sp. JC818 genomic region harbors:
- a CDS encoding PP2C family serine/threonine-protein phosphatase: MQNDAEPKLPEPEQSEVANSPALNDTVEMDALDIPSFGVQEPIEIPPVTTVDCVNGVAAWLTMKSPSRETENEDSLGVLSASADQGILVVADGLGGHRGGKNASRALVHSLRKGLPVPKEPEQDRHIVISKGLKVPLQSRTDQRDGDGLRSMILNRIEAANRRLIKSGSGSATTLALVELQGSKARTYHAGDSQILVMSQRGRIKYETVSHSPVGYALEAGVLSEQEAILHENRHLVSNVIGSRDMSIELGPWISLAARDTILLASDGLFDNLFAVEIVECIRKGSLEDGVHQLAEIAVKRMCSRIPNLPSKPDDLTILAYRRKPRSA, encoded by the coding sequence ATGCAGAACGACGCAGAACCAAAACTGCCTGAACCCGAGCAGTCGGAAGTCGCCAACTCTCCCGCGCTCAATGACACGGTGGAAATGGATGCTCTCGACATTCCATCGTTCGGTGTCCAAGAACCGATTGAAATTCCTCCAGTCACGACTGTTGACTGTGTCAACGGTGTCGCTGCCTGGTTGACGATGAAGTCACCCTCGCGCGAGACGGAAAATGAAGACTCGCTGGGAGTGCTCTCAGCATCAGCTGATCAGGGCATTCTTGTTGTTGCAGACGGACTGGGTGGGCATCGCGGCGGAAAGAACGCTTCTCGTGCTTTGGTGCACAGCCTGAGAAAAGGTCTGCCGGTTCCGAAAGAGCCAGAACAAGATCGGCACATTGTCATCAGCAAAGGCTTGAAGGTTCCTTTGCAATCACGAACCGATCAACGTGACGGAGACGGGCTTCGCTCGATGATTCTGAATCGCATCGAAGCAGCGAACAGACGGTTGATCAAATCGGGGTCAGGATCTGCGACGACGCTTGCCCTCGTAGAACTGCAGGGATCAAAAGCGCGCACGTACCATGCGGGCGACTCGCAAATTCTTGTAATGAGTCAGCGAGGACGCATCAAGTACGAGACTGTTTCACATTCACCAGTGGGCTATGCACTCGAAGCTGGTGTACTCTCTGAGCAGGAAGCGATTTTGCACGAGAATCGTCATTTAGTTTCCAATGTGATTGGAAGCCGAGACATGTCGATCGAGTTGGGCCCGTGGATCAGTCTGGCTGCTCGTGACACGATCTTGCTGGCATCTGATGGATTGTTCGATAACCTGTTTGCAGTGGAAATTGTAGAATGCATCCGCAAGGGTTCGCTGGAAGACGGCGTTCACCAGTTGGCTGAGATTGCCGTGAAGCGAATGTGTTCGAGAATTCCAAACTTACCGTCCAAACCAGACGACCTGACGATTCTCGCTTACCGTCGGAAACCTCGCTCGGCTTGA
- a CDS encoding serine/threonine-protein kinase, with translation MRGIFTVALKARQKLGKYRIEKRLSEGGFATVYQAFDTIEGLRVALKIPHSQQIDEQLLKDFRNEVRLAARLEHPNILPLKDASIIEDHFVIALPLGERTLADRLQKRVSLKTSMSLAEQILDALAYAHQQRIIHCDVKPENMVLFDGNTLRLADFGIAKVALKTVRGSGTGTIGYMAPEQAMGKPSQRSDVFSAGLIIYRMLSGVWPEWPYEWPPLGIKKLRTKVHPEFVEFLKKAIEPNPRNRFRDCIHMRNAFQRLKSKVMTYAERRRTKTA, from the coding sequence TCTTCACTGTGGCACTCAAAGCTCGTCAAAAGCTGGGGAAATATCGGATTGAGAAGCGTCTGAGCGAAGGCGGTTTTGCAACAGTCTACCAAGCTTTCGACACGATCGAGGGATTGCGTGTCGCGCTCAAGATTCCACACTCTCAGCAAATTGATGAGCAACTTCTTAAAGACTTTCGAAACGAAGTCCGACTAGCAGCCCGTCTCGAGCATCCGAACATTCTGCCGTTGAAAGATGCTTCGATCATTGAAGACCATTTCGTGATCGCGCTGCCGCTTGGCGAAAGAACGCTCGCAGATCGTCTTCAGAAACGCGTTTCGTTGAAGACATCGATGAGTCTCGCAGAGCAAATTCTGGATGCTCTGGCTTATGCGCATCAGCAGCGAATCATTCATTGTGACGTCAAACCAGAGAACATGGTGTTGTTCGATGGCAACACTCTGCGCCTTGCAGACTTTGGAATCGCCAAGGTCGCTTTGAAAACTGTTCGCGGGTCCGGCACCGGGACGATTGGGTACATGGCTCCGGAACAGGCAATGGGAAAACCATCTCAGCGCTCGGATGTATTCTCGGCGGGCCTGATCATTTATAGAATGTTATCGGGCGTCTGGCCGGAATGGCCTTACGAGTGGCCACCCTTAGGAATTAAAAAACTTAGAACAAAGGTTCATCCCGAATTCGTCGAATTCTTGAAGAAGGCAATAGAACCAAACCCCAGGAACCGCTTTCGTGATTGCATCCATATGAGGAACGCTTTTCAGCGTCTCAAGTCCAAAGTCATGACCTATGCAGAACGACGCAGAACCAAAACTGCCTGA